Proteins encoded in a region of the Lysobacterales bacterium genome:
- the minC gene encoding septum site-determining protein MinC: MLHLVSPPADPVRARKSTTPAASSDVAAAPEDLFESNAPAAPASQRVAELRFGQVGLAQLKLHSSDPARVFGEVEARVLAAPQLFALAPVVFDLSALDVVPSALAMRALVDAVHGAGLRPVGFAAGDAMLATLANELDLPVFAKFRAEREPAAMVAPVITTVIDPIVTESAPVPEPVIIEVPVPADVRPVGQHHAEPVRSGQRLYARGTDLTVAAMVGHGAEVIADGSIHLYGVLRGRALAGARGDTAARIYCQNFQAELIAIAGQYRVFEEPAPELHGKAVQAWLEGDKLKLAPLS, from the coding sequence ATGTTGCACCTTGTTTCACCGCCTGCAGACCCCGTGCGCGCCCGCAAATCCACGACGCCCGCAGCGAGTTCCGACGTCGCCGCTGCTCCCGAAGACTTGTTCGAATCCAACGCTCCCGCCGCCCCGGCGTCGCAGCGCGTGGCCGAATTGCGCTTTGGCCAGGTCGGACTGGCGCAGCTGAAACTGCATTCGAGCGATCCCGCCCGGGTCTTCGGCGAAGTCGAGGCGCGGGTTCTGGCAGCGCCGCAGCTGTTCGCGCTGGCGCCGGTGGTCTTCGACTTGTCGGCGCTCGATGTCGTGCCTTCGGCGCTGGCGATGCGTGCGCTGGTCGATGCCGTGCATGGGGCAGGTCTGCGGCCGGTCGGTTTTGCCGCCGGCGACGCGATGCTCGCGACACTGGCCAATGAACTCGATCTGCCCGTGTTCGCGAAGTTTCGTGCCGAGCGCGAACCGGCGGCGATGGTGGCGCCGGTGATCACGACGGTCATCGACCCCATCGTGACCGAATCCGCACCCGTTCCGGAGCCGGTGATCATCGAAGTGCCGGTGCCGGCCGACGTGCGTCCGGTCGGGCAGCACCATGCCGAACCGGTGCGGTCGGGCCAGCGCTTGTATGCGCGCGGTACCGACCTGACCGTCGCGGCGATGGTCGGTCATGGCGCCGAAGTGATCGCCGATGGCTCGATCCACCTGTATGGCGTGTTGCGCGGCCGTGCGCTCGCCGGTGCCCGTGGCGACACCGCGGCGCGCATCTATTGCCAGAATTTCCAGGCCGAACTGATCGCCATCGCCGGTCAGTACCGCGTTTTCGAAGAACCCGCCCCGGAACTGCATGGCAAGGCCGTGCAGGCGTGGCTGGAAGGCGACAAGCTCAAGCTTGCGCCGCTGTCGTGA
- the minE gene encoding cell division topological specificity factor MinE yields MGIFDFLKPRAPNTASVAKERLRIIVAQERAQRDAPDYLPMLRRELLEVLKKYVNVDPDAIQVKVSQEGGHELLELSVALPDKPGG; encoded by the coding sequence ATGGGCATCTTCGATTTCCTGAAACCGCGTGCACCGAACACGGCTTCCGTCGCGAAGGAACGCCTGCGCATCATCGTCGCTCAGGAACGCGCGCAGCGCGATGCGCCCGACTATCTGCCGATGCTGCGCCGCGAACTGCTGGAAGTGCTGAAGAAATACGTCAACGTCGACCCCGATGCGATCCAGGTCAAGGTCAGCCAGGAAGGCGGCCACGAACTGCTGGAACTCTCGGTTGCACTGCCGGACAAGCCGGGCGGTTGA
- a CDS encoding alpha/beta fold hydrolase: MLHGNPSWSYYYRRLVSGLRDGYRCIVPDHIGMGYSDKPGDDRYPYRLERRVDDLDRLMQFLIDERGLPTTGHTLVVHDWGGMIGFAYACRHPERIARLVILNTGAFPNPKKMSLPWTLRLGRDSALGAWLITRCNAFAAGAATWGVKRRLDPATRAALLSPYDTPAHRISTLRFVQDIPLTPDDPGFALVARTGAALSQFSGLPAQIHWGRHDFVFDDAFLAEWQRQLPEAEVNVYEDAGHYVLEDAHERIVPSVRQFLDRTALERAA, from the coding sequence ATGCTGCATGGCAATCCGTCGTGGAGCTATTACTACCGTCGCCTCGTCTCCGGCCTGCGCGACGGTTATCGCTGCATCGTGCCCGATCACATCGGCATGGGCTACTCCGACAAGCCCGGCGACGATCGTTACCCGTATCGACTGGAACGCCGCGTCGACGACCTCGACCGATTGATGCAGTTCCTGATCGACGAACGCGGCCTGCCGACCACCGGGCATACCCTGGTCGTGCACGACTGGGGCGGCATGATCGGTTTCGCTTACGCCTGCCGGCATCCGGAACGGATTGCGCGCCTGGTGATCCTGAATACCGGTGCATTTCCGAATCCGAAGAAGATGTCGCTGCCGTGGACGCTCAGGCTCGGCCGCGACTCGGCGCTCGGCGCCTGGCTGATCACGCGCTGCAATGCCTTTGCCGCCGGTGCCGCGACCTGGGGTGTGAAGCGACGCCTTGATCCCGCCACGCGCGCCGCCCTGCTCTCGCCCTACGACACGCCCGCGCATCGCATCAGCACCTTGCGCTTCGTGCAGGACATTCCGTTGACGCCGGATGATCCAGGCTTCGCCCTGGTGGCTCGAACCGGCGCGGCCTTGTCGCAGTTTTCGGGCTTGCCCGCGCAGATCCACTGGGGTCGCCACGATTTCGTGTTCGACGATGCCTTCCTCGCGGAGTGGCAGCGGCAACTGCCGGAGGCCGAGGTGAACGTGTACGAAGACGCCGGCCACTACGTGCTGGAAGATGCCCACGAGCGCATCGTGCCGAGCGTTCGGCAGTTCCTCGATCGCACGGCGCTGGAGCGGGCCGCCTGA
- the minD gene encoding septum site-determining protein MinD, whose translation MTEIIVVTSGKGGVGKTTSSASIAMGLARRGKRIAVIDFDVGLRNLDLIMGCERRVVYDFVNVIQGEATLKQALIKDKRFDNLHLLAASQTRDKDALTKEGVERVLNELKEMGFDFILCDSPAGIEKGAFLAMYFADRAVVVVNPEVSSVRDSDRILGLLASKTRHAETGEKRVTQHLLLTRYNPERVERGDMMSIADVQEILGLEVLGVVPESETVLAGSNAGNPVILDAASPAGQAYDDAVARLLGETVPMRFTEAPKKGFLTRLFGG comes from the coding sequence TTGACTGAAATCATCGTTGTGACCTCGGGCAAGGGCGGCGTGGGCAAGACCACGAGCAGCGCCAGCATTGCGATGGGCCTGGCACGTCGCGGCAAGCGCATCGCCGTGATCGACTTCGACGTCGGCCTGCGCAATCTCGACTTGATCATGGGCTGCGAACGCCGTGTCGTGTACGACTTCGTCAACGTCATTCAGGGCGAGGCGACGCTGAAGCAGGCGCTGATCAAGGACAAGCGTTTCGACAACCTGCATCTGCTCGCGGCGTCGCAGACACGCGACAAGGACGCCTTGACCAAGGAAGGTGTCGAGCGCGTGCTGAACGAGCTCAAGGAGATGGGCTTCGACTTCATCCTCTGCGATTCGCCAGCCGGCATCGAGAAAGGCGCGTTCCTGGCCATGTATTTCGCCGATCGCGCCGTCGTCGTCGTGAATCCGGAAGTCAGCTCGGTGCGCGACTCCGACCGCATCCTCGGCCTGCTCGCGAGCAAGACGCGCCATGCCGAAACCGGCGAGAAGCGCGTGACCCAGCACCTGTTGCTGACGCGCTACAACCCGGAGCGCGTCGAGCGCGGCGACATGATGAGCATCGCCGACGTGCAGGAAATCCTCGGTCTCGAAGTGCTCGGCGTGGTGCCGGAGTCGGAGACCGTGCTGGCGGGATCGAATGCCGGCAATCCGGTGATCCTCGATGCCGCGTCACCGGCTGGACAGGCCTATGACGACGCCGTCGCGCGCTTGCTTGGCGAGACCGTGCCTATGCGGTTCACCGAAGCGCCGAAGAAGGGTTTCCTCACGCGTCTGTTCGGAGGCTGA
- a CDS encoding AMP-binding protein, which produces MTGNASASTGNIAASLSFMASRQPERAAIHCPAGRDAVGVAIYKTLTYAELEREVGLLASGLIAYGIGPGVRTALMVRPSIELFVLMFALFRAGAVPVLIDPGIDRRALKQCLDEARPQAFIGVPMAHVGRVLLGWGRGSITHRVTVGGSRLFWGGALYAQIRALGDKHGPVPPAAMAPDRLAAILFTSGATGVPKGVEYQHRHFLAQIIAIRAAFRIQPGEIDLPTFPPFALFDPALGMTSVIPDMDPTKPGSVDPVKLIHTIEKYGVTTLFGSPALVDVLANYGATTGKRLTTVKRVISAGAPVTPKTVQRLRSMLPDDAEIFTPYGATESLPVCAIEGREILALAERTHRGEGICVGKPLPANQVRLVKVTDEAIEHFSSATDVLPGAIGEIVVCGPSTTEAYFARASATRLAKIEHDGRTWHRMGDVGYFDAQGRLWYGGRKAHRVETGNGVFYPEIVEGVFNAHPKVRRTALVGVHVNGKAVPGICVELTGELSKADWKRVRFELRDFALRNDVTNVIRHFWRHPGFPVDIRHNAKIDRIALARWASKRADKADLGLT; this is translated from the coding sequence ATGACCGGCAACGCTTCCGCCTCCACCGGCAATATCGCTGCCAGCCTCAGCTTCATGGCCTCGCGCCAACCGGAGCGGGCGGCGATCCATTGTCCGGCCGGACGCGATGCCGTCGGTGTGGCGATCTACAAGACGCTGACCTATGCCGAACTCGAACGCGAAGTCGGCCTGCTCGCATCGGGCCTGATTGCCTACGGCATCGGGCCCGGCGTGCGAACGGCGCTGATGGTGCGCCCGAGCATCGAACTGTTCGTGCTGATGTTCGCGCTGTTCCGTGCCGGTGCCGTGCCGGTCCTGATCGATCCCGGCATCGACCGCCGGGCATTGAAGCAGTGCCTGGACGAAGCCCGCCCGCAGGCGTTCATCGGGGTGCCGATGGCACATGTCGGACGCGTACTGCTCGGCTGGGGTCGCGGCAGCATCACCCATCGGGTGACGGTGGGCGGTTCGCGGCTGTTCTGGGGCGGCGCGCTGTATGCGCAGATCCGCGCACTCGGCGACAAGCACGGCCCGGTGCCACCGGCCGCCATGGCGCCCGACCGGCTGGCCGCCATCCTGTTCACCAGTGGCGCCACCGGCGTACCCAAGGGCGTCGAGTACCAGCACCGGCATTTCCTCGCACAGATCATCGCGATCCGGGCCGCGTTCCGCATTCAGCCCGGCGAGATCGACCTGCCGACCTTCCCGCCGTTCGCCCTGTTCGATCCGGCGCTCGGCATGACCAGCGTCATTCCGGACATGGACCCGACCAAGCCGGGCAGCGTCGATCCGGTGAAGTTGATTCACACCATCGAAAAATACGGCGTGACCACCTTGTTCGGCTCGCCCGCCTTGGTCGATGTGCTCGCGAATTACGGCGCCACGACCGGCAAGCGTCTGACCACGGTGAAGCGGGTGATCTCCGCCGGCGCACCGGTCACGCCCAAGACCGTGCAACGGTTGCGTTCGATGCTGCCGGACGATGCCGAGATCTTCACGCCGTACGGCGCCACCGAGAGCCTGCCGGTCTGCGCGATCGAGGGTCGCGAAATCCTGGCCCTGGCCGAGCGCACCCATCGCGGCGAGGGCATTTGCGTCGGCAAGCCCCTGCCGGCCAACCAGGTCAGACTGGTCAAGGTCACCGACGAGGCCATCGAGCATTTCAGCAGCGCCACCGATGTCTTGCCCGGCGCGATCGGCGAAATCGTCGTCTGCGGCCCGAGCACCACCGAGGCCTATTTCGCGCGCGCCTCGGCCACCCGACTGGCCAAGATCGAACACGACGGCCGGACCTGGCATCGCATGGGCGATGTCGGTTATTTCGATGCGCAAGGTCGACTGTGGTACGGCGGCCGCAAGGCCCACCGCGTCGAGACCGGGAACGGCGTGTTTTATCCGGAAATCGTCGAAGGCGTGTTCAACGCGCATCCCAAGGTGCGGCGCACTGCCCTGGTCGGGGTGCACGTCAACGGCAAGGCGGTACCGGGCATCTGCGTCGAACTCACCGGCGAACTCAGCAAAGCCGACTGGAAGCGCGTCCGTTTCGAATTGCGCGACTTCGCGCTGCGCAATGACGTGACCAATGTCATCCGCCACTTCTGGCGTCATCCCGGCTTTCCGGTGGATATCCGCCACAACGCCAAGATCGACCGCATCGCGCTCGCGCGATGGGCCAGCAAACGCGCCGACAAGGCCGATCTCGGCCTGACCTGA